From the Musa acuminata AAA Group cultivar baxijiao chromosome BXJ3-7, Cavendish_Baxijiao_AAA, whole genome shotgun sequence genome, one window contains:
- the LOC135642342 gene encoding glycosyltransferase BC10-like produces MWNEMKLKSKADHEEVDYFSWSPQKDRSIGRLVRFVSFLVVFTGGIVLGLSVSAHYSRYFNSQTELFFPRTMYEANCDKEGSSFKSFAQPTNLIHSMTDDELNWRASMVPKMDEYPFQRVPKVAFLFMTRGPLPFVPLWDRFFKGHKGLYSIYVHTLPDYKLNVSGTSAFYGRQIPSEEVSWGSITLVDAEKRLLANALLDFSNERFVLLSESCIPVYNFPTVYEYLINSAHSFVESYDENTRQGRGRYSWRMAPKIMLYQWRKGSEWFELNRELATNIVAEHKYYPLFRKYCKPSCYPDEHYIPTYLNMFHGALNANRSLTWVDWSRGGSHPARYGAPNITVEFIQSIRNNGTFCLYNSVPTSICFLFARKFAPSALAPLLNLTSTVMGF; encoded by the exons ATGTGGAACGAGATGAAATTGAAATCCAAGGCAGATCATGAGGAGGTGGACTACTTCTCCTGGTCACCACAGAAAGACCGGTCGATCGGGCGACTGGTGAGGTTCGTCTCGTTTCTGGTCGTATTCACGGGGGGCATTGTCTTGGGCTTGTCGGTGAGCGCACACTACTCTCGCTACTTCAACTCCCAGACCGAGCTATTCTTCCCGAGGACGATGTACGAAGCGAATTGTGACAAGGAGGGTTCGAGCTTCAAGAGCTTCGCGCAGCCGACCAATTTGATTCACAGTATGACGGATGATGAGCTCAATTGGAGGGCGTCAATGGTACCGAAGATGGATGAGTATCCATTTCAGAGGGTGCCAAAGGTGGCCTTTTTGTTCATGACAAGGGGCCCTTTGCCTTTTGTGCCGCTGTGGGACAGGTTCTTCAAAGGCCACAAAGGGCTGTATTCCATTTACGTGCATACGCTTCCAGATTACAAGCTCAATGTCTCAGGGACTTCTGCTTTCTATGGCCGGCAGATCCCGAGCGAG GAGGTATCGTGGGGGTCAATAACATTGGTAGATGCTGAGAAGCGTCTCTTGGCCAATGCTTTGTTGGATTTCTCGAATGAGCGCTTTGTTCTACTCTCTGAAAGCTGCATTCCAGTGTATAATTTCCCAACGGTCTACGAGTACCTCATAAATTCTGCCCACAGCTTCGTCGAGTCGTACGATGAGAACACCCGACAAGGTCGCGGTCGCTATAGCTGGCGCATGGCCCCCAAGATCATGCTGTATCAGTGGAGGAAAGGCTCTGAGTGGTTCGAGCTCAACCGTGAATTGGCAACAAATATAGTTGCAGAACACAAGTATTATCCGCTCTTCCGAAAATATTGCAAGCCCTCTTGCTACCCTGACGAGCACTACATACCGACATATTTGAACATGTTCCATGGGGCTTTGAATGCGAATCGGAGTCTGACTTGGGTCGATTGGTCCAGGGGAGGATCTCACCCAGCTAGATATGGTGCTCCAAATATCACAGTGGAATTCATCCAGTCCATCAGAAACAATGGGACCTTCTGTTTGTACAACTCAGTGCCAACTTCCATATGCTTCCTCTTTGCAAGGAAGTTTGCTCCTAGTGCTTTGGCTCCCTTACTCAACCTTACCTCCACGGTAATGGGATTCTGA
- the LOC103992638 gene encoding MICOS complex subunit MIC10, with protein MAEEAAGGGGSVSVSEKKDAASLRRYDLDPKLDACLDLSIRRLVYSSVAGASAALLFFRSRTTRWSSVAFGAGVGIGAAYTECSYILNGSSPKRPQRISPFPSLSQEEK; from the exons ATGGCTGAAGAGGCCGCAGGAGGAGGCGGCAGTGTCAGCGTCAGTGAGAAGAAGGATGCGGCTTCGCTTCGGCGCTACGACTTGGATCCGAAGTTGGACGCCTGCCTCGACCTCTCCATCCGCCGCCTCGTCTACTCCTCCGTCGCTGGTGCCTCGGCCGCCCTTCTCTTCTTCC GGAGTCGAACTACACGATGGTCATCTGTAGCTTTTGGTGCTGGTGTTGGAATTGGAGCTGCATATACTGAATGCTCTTACATTCTCAATGGTTCTTCACCAAAGCGGCCACAGAGGATTTCgcctttcccttctctttctcAA
- the LOC103993002 gene encoding serine/threonine-protein kinase-like protein CCR4 gives MSFDVHSHCTTCNLCWNSLGTQILTLSAGGSLPRISNPSGDSDTADGLDNRGSNGLWGGEGCFVCVRVRGRVRQIHVGERKKVSFLPHCSLQNRVRSLSLSLSSLLKPKKLRLLQNFLPPPCLSILSSYDEILHQHHQHPTIPMSPWLLLIFLHILCLSTTPSVLSSAFSTVAIAHFSDVTLVCALVPSLIADRRYELNCTSASSRRQWTYPARRMAYSAVAAGDGFLCGLTVPPDGSYATMRWWEFPGHGSERYGKRVYRGPAITALASGDKHVCGLIGGAHRPQCWRWTELAIPAGMSFSEIAVGRGFVCGLLGCGAIRCFGKDAAVVGKEPTGNFSMVAAGTRHVCGVSDSGKLSCWGAGAPEWDPTPFDIVSMALGENKTCVLRSNGTVLCWGKGSQPPDHLASEQFIVIQAKGDAICGVRLIDYSLVCWGNELFRKNHTVYDRVLPGTCSPIANCGCGVLPDSGTMCPSDDEGICQSCKLQLSPNPPSNPPSSQQASSSSNRGRVLLMVLGSVGFGLGLCTLLVCLAFKNRSNGRRRRPPLAAPSSQVEPTLGGLLDGANIEEVSIQFLLKVTDNFSEAHKIGSGSFGAVYRATLPGGCDVAIKRAEVPAAAATSMSRRNEQQRLRDAEQRERAFSSELALLSRINHKNLVRLLGFCRERGERVLVYEHMANGTLHDNLHRKPIAPPSPLSSWPARLRLALDAARGIEYLHAYAVPAIIHRDIKSSNILLDEEWTAKVADFGLSVTSPDDEESVAAGTVGYMDPEYYRLRRLTEKSDVYSFGVVLLELVTGCKAIHRSQEAEGTEEGEGSATPRNVVEMAVPWIEAEDIGRVMDRRVVPASAEEVAAVAYVGYVAAECVRAVGCDRPTMGQVVGALQRAVATCGEEKRPDRADPSQARRQLSRAHNSM, from the coding sequence ATGTCCTTTGATGTTCACAGTCACTGCACAACCTGCAATCTCTGCTGGAACAGTCTTGGCACTCAGATTCTGACCCTTTCTGCCGGGGGAAGCCTTCCTAGAATCTCGAATCCGTCCGGTGATTCTGACACCGCCGATGGACTCGACAATAGAGGTTCGAATGGGTTGTGGGGCGGGGAGGGGTGCTTTGTGTGTGTACGTGTGCGAGGAAGGGTGCGCCAAATCCACGTTGGGGAGCGCAAAAAGGTCTCATTCCTTCCTCATTGCAGTCTGCAAAACCGCGTccgcagcctctctctctctctctcttcccttctCAAACCGAAGAAGCTTCGGCTGCTACAAAACTTCCTCCCTCCTCCGTGTCTCTCCATCCTTTCCAGTTACGATGAGATTCTCCACCAGCATCACCAACACCCCACCATCCCAATGTCGCCTTGGCTACTCCTGATCTTCCTGCACATCCTTTGCCTCTCCACCACTCCATCCGTGCTATCCTCCGCGTTCTCCACCGTCGCCATCGCCCACTTCTCCGACGTCACCTTGGTCTGCGCGTTGGTGCCGTCGCTGATCGCGGACCGGCGGTACGAGCTCAACTGCACTAGCGCCTCCAGCCGGCGCCAGTGGACGTACCCCGCCCGTCGCATGGCCTACTCCGCGGTGGCCGCCGGCGACGGCTTCCTCTGCGGCCTCACCGTCCCTCCCGACGGCTCCTACGCCACCATGAGGTGGTGGGAGTTCCCTGGCCATGGATCCGAGAGGTACGGGAAGAGAGTCTACCGAGGGCCGGCGATCACGGCGCTGGCCTCCGGCGACAAGCACGTCTGCGGCTTAATTGGCGGTGCGCACCGGCCGCAGTGCTGGAGGTGGACCGAGCTAGCCATCCCCGCCGGGATGAGCTTCTCCGAGATCGCCGTGGGGCGGGGCTTCGTCTGCGGCCTGCTGGGCTGCGGCGCCATCCGATGCTTTGGGAAGGACGCGGCGGTTGTCGGGAAGGAGCCGACCGGGAACTTCAGCATGGTGGCCGCAGGGACACGGCACGTGTGCGGAGTCTCCGACAGCGGTAAACTGAGCTGCTGGGGTGCGGGTGCGCCGGAATGGGATCCGACCCCATTCGACATCGTCTCCATGGCGCTGGGGGAGAACAAGACCTGCGTGCTGCGGTCCAATGGAACAGTCCTCTGCTGGGGGAAGGGCTCTCAACCGCCGGACCACCTCGCCAGCGAGCAATTCATCGTGATTCAGGCGAAGGGCGACGCTATCTGCGGCGTTAGGTTGATCGATTACTCGCTGGTGTGCTGGGGAAACGAATTGTTCCGGAAGAACCACACCGTCTACGACCGCGTCCTGCCGGGGACCTGCTCGCCCATCGCGAACTGCGGCTGCGGTGTGCTGCCGGATTCCGGCACCATGTGTCCTTCCGATGACGAAGGGATCTGCCAATCCTGCAAGCTCCAACTCAGCCCCAATCCTCCCAGCAATCCACCATCGTCTCAACAggcaagcagcagcagcaacaggggGAGGGTGTTGCTGATGGTTCTTGGATCAGTCGGATTTGGCCTGGGGTTATGCACCTTGTTGGTGTGTCTTGCATTCAAGAACCGGAGCAATGGCCGACGCAGGCGGCCTCCGCTGGCGGCACCATCATCGCAGGTGGAGCCTACTCTCGGCGGTCTGTTAGACGGCGCCAACATCGAAGAGGTCTCGATCCAATTCCTCCTCAAGGTCACCGACAACTTCTCGGAGGCGCACAAGATTGGCTCCGGCAGCTTCGGTGCGGTCTACCGCGCGACGCTGCCGGGAGGATGCGACGTCGCAATCAAGCGCGCAGAAGTGCCGGCAGCCGCGGCGACGTCCATGTCGCGGCGGAACGAGCAGCAGCGCCTGCGCGACGCGGAACAGCGTGAGCGCGCCTTCAGCTCCGAGCTGGCCTTGCTCTCGCGCATCAACCACAAGAACTTGGTCCGCCTGCTGGGCTTCTGCCGGGAGCGCGGAGAGCGAGTGCTGGTGTACGAGCACATGGCCAACGGCACCCTGCACGACAATCTCCACCGGAAGCCGATCGCCCCGCCGTCGCCGCTGAGCTCGTGGCCAGCGCGGCTGAGGTTGGCCCTCGACGCGGCGAGGGGAATTGAGTACCTGCACGCGTACGCGGTGCCGGCCATCATCCACCGCGACATCAAGTCCTCCAACATCCTGCTCGACGAGGAGTGGACGGCGAAGGTAGCGGACTTCGGGCTATCGGTGACGAGCCCGGACGACGAGGAAAGCGTCGCCGCCGGCACGGTGGGCTACATGGACCCGGAGTACTACCGGCTGCGGCGGCTCACGGAGAAGAgcgacgtgtacagcttcggggTGGTGCTGCTGGAGCTGGTGACGGGTTGCAAAGCCATACACCGGAGCCAGGAGGCGGAGGGGACGGAGGAGGGGGAAGGCAGCGCGACGCCGCGGAACGTGGTGGAGATGGCGGTGCCGTGGATCGAGGCGGAAGACATCGGGCGGGTGATGGACCGAAGGGTGGTGCCGGCGTCGGCGGaggaggtggcggcggtggcgtACGTGGGGTACGTGGCGGCGGAGTGCGTGCGGGCGGTGGGGTGCGATCGGCCCACCATGGGGCAGGTTGTCGGGGCCCTGCAGCGGGCTGTCGCGACTTGCGGCGAGGAGAAGCGACCGGATCGGGCCGACCCAAGCCAGGCACGCAGGCAGCTATCACGTGCGCACAATTCTATGTGA
- the LOC103992640 gene encoding uncharacterized protein LOC103992640 isoform X2 gives MEKCILKIKLKVPGTGICTNNPPDRDNAVLLFEDNAATGITSSSEEYTPLSNWKDMKRKRGHKAYHKKGKKVKLVKDPSPDLVSVNKEDNLEQVDDDQLGSEIDPEPPNGSNTPSVMSNIDTEMPNDRPSEKAGHSRVKVKLKSSRISEPHRSSSDAQTPSETEKSNPQVTLNIIEAASGKEESTYSDGQTSEMHNAVSEKLPRKAGSIRIKSSRGLGISSEIMQDRNLGKLVIPPQMLSKKNSVVADPARTQDLPVPRNSRQKERTQPYNDARHNEKELSAALVVIKKVMKMDAAVPFNTPVDPVALGIPDYFDIIDTPMDFGTIAHNLEHGLKYMNSEDVFKDVQYIWDNCFKYNNKGDYVVDLMKRVKKNFTKYWLAAGLYSDTAGVSESTQIEDASQSGQDKLYPKSKSKHKRRRYGIDQHKSDCLCAVCVVRRRRKEREAVESQAYASDPNISGELKLEESSPLDNPCSEDATSSLGHSPETDPNADADEADDEEKFETSEQLDSVQLEKQEMDTENEFDHDKNGGNNQSCHQSLENGTEDSKSQLKGQYTEATQPEEQKVTQSKETSAHHYLQMTEKQEDQLNKMQENHLVLRLCNSLFPSNLKSVWNGPHSLSRHNVSFRNGPIHSAVEAFMKQ, from the exons ATGGAGAAGTGCATACTGAAAATCAAGCTTAAAGTTCCGGGAACTGGAATATGCACCAATAATCCTCCAGACAGAGACAATGCTGTTCTTCTGTTTGAGGACAATGCAGCCACTGGCATAACGTCATCATCTGAAGAATATACTCCTCTAAGTAATTGGAAAGACATGAAAAGGAAGCGTGGTCACAAAGCATACCACAAGAAAGGGAAGAAGGTTAAATTGGTCAAAGATCCATCACCTGACCTTGTTTCTGTAAATAAAGAAGATAACTTGGAACAGGTTGATGATGATCAGCTTGGATCTGAAATTGATCCTGAACCACCCAATGGGTCTAATACACCTAGTGTAATGTCAAATATTGATACTGAGATGCCCAATGATAGACCATCTGAAAAAGCAGGGCACAGTCGTGTTAAAGTGAAACTTAAGTCTTCCAGAATATCTGAACCCCACAGAAGTAGTTCGGATGCACAAACACCAAGTGAAACAGAAAAGAGCAACCCACAAGTTACACTAAATATTATCGAAGCAGCTTCTGGAAAGGAGGAGAGTACTTATTCAGATGGACAGACATCAGAGATGCACAATGCTGTTTCGGAGAAATTGCCAAGAAAAGCAGGGAGCATTAGGATTAAATCTTCAAGAGGTTTAGGTATTTCAAGTGAAATCATGCAAGACAGGAATCTTGGTAAGCTTGTTATTCCTCCACAGATGCTGAGCAAGAAGAATTCAGTTGTTGCAGATCCTGCAAGAACGCAGGACTTACCAGTGCCCAGGAACTCAAGACAAAAGGAAAGAACACAGCCCTACAATGATGCTCGTCATAATGAGAAAGAGTTGAGTGCTGCCCTGGTG GTGATAAAGAAAGTGATGAAAATGGATGCGGCGGTTCCCTTCAACACCCCAGTTGATCCTGTAGCTTTGGGAATACCT GATTATTTTGAcattattgacactcctatggaCTTCGGCACTATAGCTCACAACCTAGAACATGGTCTTAAATACATGAATTCAGAAGATGTTTTCAAGGATGTGCAGTATATCTGGGACAATTGTTTTAAATACAACAATAAGGGTGATTATGTTGTGGACCTTATGAAACGGGTGAAAAAGAATTTCACAAAGTATTGGCTGGCCGCTGGGTTGTATTCTGATACAGCAG GTGTCTCTGAGAGCACTCAAATTGAGGATGCTTCACAATCAGGTCAGGATAAGCTGTATCCCAAAAGCAAGTCAAAGCATAAACGCCGACGTTATGG AATCGATCAGCACAAAAGCGATTGTCTTTGTGCTGTTTGTGTTGTTAGGCGTCGCAGAAAGGAACGAGAAGCTGTTGAAAGTCAAGCTTATGCAAGTGATCCTAATATATCTGGAGAGTTAAAGCTAGAG GAAAGCTCTCCTTTAGATAACCCTTGCAGTGAGGATGCTACCTCTAGTTTGGGTCATTCCCCAGAGACTGATCCAAATGCCGATGCAGatgaagctgatgatgaagaaaagTTCGAGACTTCTGAGCAACTAGACTCTGTGCAGCTGGAGAAGCAGGAAATGGACACTGAAAACGAGTTTGACCATGATAAAAATGGTGGGAATAATCAATCTTGCCACCAGTCTCTTGAGAATGGAACTGAGGACTCTAAATCACAGTTGAAAGGACAGTACACAGAAGCAACACAACCTGAAGAGCAGAAAGTTACCCAGAGCAAGGAAACATCTGCACATCATTATTTGCAGATGACAGAAAAACAAGAG GATCAGCTGAATAAGATGCAAGAGAACCATCTGGTTCTGCGGCTATGCAATAGCCTCTTCCCAAGCAACCTTAAGTCTGTCTGGAACGGCCCCCATTCTTTGAGTCGGCATAATGTTTCTTTTCGAAACGGCCCCATTCATTCTGCCGTTGAAGCATTCATGAAACAATAA
- the LOC103992640 gene encoding uncharacterized protein LOC103992640 isoform X1: MEKCILKIKLKVPGTGICTNNPPDRDNAVLLFEDNAATGITSSSEEYTPLSNWKDMKRKRGHKAYHKKGKKVKLVKDPSPDLVSVNKEDNLEQVDDDQLGSEIDPEPPNGSNTPSVMSNIDTEMPNDRPSEKAGHSRVKVKLKSSRISEPHRSSSDAQTPSETEKSNPQVTLNIIEAASGKEESTYSDGQTSEMHNAVSEKLPRKAGSIRIKSSRGLGISSEIMQDRNLGKLVIPPQMLSKKNSVVADPARTQDLPVPRNSRQKERTQPYNDARHNEKELSAALVVIKKVMKMDAAVPFNTPVDPVALGIPDYFDIIDTPMDFGTIAHNLEHGLKYMNSEDVFKDVQYIWDNCFKYNNKGDYVVDLMKRVKKNFTKYWLAAGLYSDTAGVSESTQIEDASQSGQDKLYPKSKSKHKRRRYGIDQHKSDCLCAVCVVRRRRKEREAVESQAYASDPNISGELKLEESSPLDNPCSEDATSSLGHSPETDPNADADEADDEEKFETSEQLDSVQLEKQEMDTENEFDHDKNGGNNQSCHQSLENGTEDSKSQLKGQYTEATQPEEQKVTQSKETSAHHYLQMTEKQEESPEQDQLNKMQENHLVLRLCNSLFPSNLKSVWNGPHSLSRHNVSFRNGPIHSAVEAFMKQ, encoded by the exons ATGGAGAAGTGCATACTGAAAATCAAGCTTAAAGTTCCGGGAACTGGAATATGCACCAATAATCCTCCAGACAGAGACAATGCTGTTCTTCTGTTTGAGGACAATGCAGCCACTGGCATAACGTCATCATCTGAAGAATATACTCCTCTAAGTAATTGGAAAGACATGAAAAGGAAGCGTGGTCACAAAGCATACCACAAGAAAGGGAAGAAGGTTAAATTGGTCAAAGATCCATCACCTGACCTTGTTTCTGTAAATAAAGAAGATAACTTGGAACAGGTTGATGATGATCAGCTTGGATCTGAAATTGATCCTGAACCACCCAATGGGTCTAATACACCTAGTGTAATGTCAAATATTGATACTGAGATGCCCAATGATAGACCATCTGAAAAAGCAGGGCACAGTCGTGTTAAAGTGAAACTTAAGTCTTCCAGAATATCTGAACCCCACAGAAGTAGTTCGGATGCACAAACACCAAGTGAAACAGAAAAGAGCAACCCACAAGTTACACTAAATATTATCGAAGCAGCTTCTGGAAAGGAGGAGAGTACTTATTCAGATGGACAGACATCAGAGATGCACAATGCTGTTTCGGAGAAATTGCCAAGAAAAGCAGGGAGCATTAGGATTAAATCTTCAAGAGGTTTAGGTATTTCAAGTGAAATCATGCAAGACAGGAATCTTGGTAAGCTTGTTATTCCTCCACAGATGCTGAGCAAGAAGAATTCAGTTGTTGCAGATCCTGCAAGAACGCAGGACTTACCAGTGCCCAGGAACTCAAGACAAAAGGAAAGAACACAGCCCTACAATGATGCTCGTCATAATGAGAAAGAGTTGAGTGCTGCCCTGGTG GTGATAAAGAAAGTGATGAAAATGGATGCGGCGGTTCCCTTCAACACCCCAGTTGATCCTGTAGCTTTGGGAATACCT GATTATTTTGAcattattgacactcctatggaCTTCGGCACTATAGCTCACAACCTAGAACATGGTCTTAAATACATGAATTCAGAAGATGTTTTCAAGGATGTGCAGTATATCTGGGACAATTGTTTTAAATACAACAATAAGGGTGATTATGTTGTGGACCTTATGAAACGGGTGAAAAAGAATTTCACAAAGTATTGGCTGGCCGCTGGGTTGTATTCTGATACAGCAG GTGTCTCTGAGAGCACTCAAATTGAGGATGCTTCACAATCAGGTCAGGATAAGCTGTATCCCAAAAGCAAGTCAAAGCATAAACGCCGACGTTATGG AATCGATCAGCACAAAAGCGATTGTCTTTGTGCTGTTTGTGTTGTTAGGCGTCGCAGAAAGGAACGAGAAGCTGTTGAAAGTCAAGCTTATGCAAGTGATCCTAATATATCTGGAGAGTTAAAGCTAGAG GAAAGCTCTCCTTTAGATAACCCTTGCAGTGAGGATGCTACCTCTAGTTTGGGTCATTCCCCAGAGACTGATCCAAATGCCGATGCAGatgaagctgatgatgaagaaaagTTCGAGACTTCTGAGCAACTAGACTCTGTGCAGCTGGAGAAGCAGGAAATGGACACTGAAAACGAGTTTGACCATGATAAAAATGGTGGGAATAATCAATCTTGCCACCAGTCTCTTGAGAATGGAACTGAGGACTCTAAATCACAGTTGAAAGGACAGTACACAGAAGCAACACAACCTGAAGAGCAGAAAGTTACCCAGAGCAAGGAAACATCTGCACATCATTATTTGCAGATGACAGAAAAACAAGAG GAATCACCTGAACAGGATCAGCTGAATAAGATGCAAGAGAACCATCTGGTTCTGCGGCTATGCAATAGCCTCTTCCCAAGCAACCTTAAGTCTGTCTGGAACGGCCCCCATTCTTTGAGTCGGCATAATGTTTCTTTTCGAAACGGCCCCATTCATTCTGCCGTTGAAGCATTCATGAAACAATAA
- the LOC103992643 gene encoding uncharacterized protein LOC103992643, translating into MEGHTDFRDWEILLAPEAGEGFEPLDGAIKYDYFSLDSQNPYRKVASFDGNTHEKEMEEARAGSDYASLVDQESVFSFHDRPRKEVGYPGMELPNNDLGGFRSDESTDGQISRLDGEKGELGDAGCLEIGEQADNNDDEKGVDLQGTGGDERREMEHENPGDEELGEPVKTGECYGSAVEMSEKNNGSEKALTEGGEKRRLVWWKLPFELLKFCAFRVKPVWSISIAAAILGILMLRKRLYRMKPKTRRIPLKVSLDEKRASQVKINAARLNEAFSVVRRVPIIRASLPTGGSTQWTVVGVR; encoded by the exons ATGGAAGGGCACACCGACTTCCGCGACTGGGAGATCCTTCTCGCCCCCGAGGCTGGAGAGGGTTTCGAGCCCTTGGACGGCGCCATCAAGTACGACTATTTTTCCCTTGATTCTCAGAACCCGTACCGGAAAGTAGCTTCCTTCGACGGAAATACCCACGAGAAGGAGATGGAGGAAGCACGCGCCGGTTCTGATTACGCTAGCTTGGTCGATCAGGAATCCGTCTTCTCGTTTCACGACCGGCCGAGGAAGGAGGTGGGTTATCCCGGAATGGAATTGCCTAACAATGATTTGGGCGGGTTTCGGTCGGATGAGTCGACGGACGGGCAAATATCGCGTCTTGACGGGGAAAAGGGGGAACTTGGTGATGCCGGATGTTTGGAGATCGGAGAACAAGCTGATAATAACGACGATGAGAAAGGAGTGGATCTTCAGGGGACTGGGGGGGACGAGAGGAGAGAGATGGAACATGAGAACCCTGGCGACGAGGAGCTAGGTGAACCTGTGAAGACTGGTGAGTGCTACGGTTCTGCAGTGGAAATGAGCGAAAAGAACAATGGCTCGGAGAAAGCTTTGACTGAGGGAGGGGAGAAGAGACGGTTGGTCTGGTGGAAGCTCCCTTTTGAGCTTCTAAAATTCTGTGCTTTCAGGGTGAAGCCAGTTTGGTCCATCTCCATCGCTGCAGCAATCTTGGGGATTCTGATGCTTCGAAAGCGATTGTATAGGATGAAACCCAAGACTAGAAGGATTCCTCTGAAGGTCAGCCTGGATGAAAAG AGGGCATCCCAGGTCAAAATCAATGCAGCCCGTCTCAACGAAGCTTTCTCAGTTGTGAGGCGCGTTCCGATCATAAGAGCTTCACTACCTACCGGTGGCTCGACCCAATGGACCGTGGTGGGTGTTCGGTGA
- the LOC103992639 gene encoding adenylate kinase, chloroplastic, with protein MSIFCTNLLFKLYGEIRHGEVRAAIYGEQQHFTVGIPPIRLLCAEEEGGETMASLALPSVTATQAAKPGPPPALSPPTPNSVRAVIFSQSLETSRTALRCRINKGRQFSSRPLRNPSAVAEQSATIVAAVKTEEPLKVMISGAPASGKGTQCELIKKKYGLVHIAAGDLLRAEIASGTEKGKIAKEYMEKGMLVPDEIVVMMVKERLLQPDAQENGWLLDGYPRSFSQAKALEDLGIRPDIFILLEVSEEDLVERVVGRRLDPVTGKIYHLKYSPPENEEIAARLTQRFDDTEEKVKLRLQTHHQNVEAVLATYEDITVRINGSVVKEDVFAEIDKALSSVIEKKPTSSSASMAAGVTH; from the exons ATGTCAATATTTTGCACAAATCTCCTGTTCAAATTGTACGGTGAGATTCGTCACGGTGAAGTCCGGGCAGCAATTTATGGTGAGCAGCAGCACTTCACCGTCGGCATCCCCCCGATTCGTCTCCTGTGCGCCGAAGAGGAGGGCGGAGAGACCATGGCTTCTTTGGCACTCCCCTCCGTGACGGCTACACAAGCTGCAAAGCCCGGTCCTCCCCCGGCTCTCTCACCTCCCACGCCCAATTCGGTCAGAGCCGTCATCTTCTCCCAGTCCTTGGAGACATCGAGAACAGCTCTCCGTTGCCGAATCAACAAGGGTCGCCAATTTTCCTCACGGCCACTGCGGAATCCGTCAGCCGTCGCGGAGCAGTCAGCCACG ATTGTAGCGGCCGTGAAAACTGAGGAGCCCTTGAAGGTTATGATATCCGGAGCTCCTGCATCTGGGAAGGGAACACAATGCGAGCTCATCAAGAAGAAG TATGGGTTGGTTCATATAGCTGCAGGGGATTTGCTTAGGGCAGAAATTGCATCTGGGACTGAAAAGGGGAAGATTGCCAAAGAGTACATGGAGAAAGGGATGTTAGTCCCTGATGAAATTGTTGTCATG ATGGTGAAAGAACGCCTTCTCCAACCAGATGCTCAAGAAAATGGTTGGCTTTTAGATGGATACCCAAGAAGTTTCTCACAAGCAAAAGCTTTAGAAGATCTTGGAATCCGGCCTGACATTTTTATTCTTTTGGAA GTTTCTGAAGAAGACCTTGTCGAGCGAGTGGTTGGCAGAAGGCTTGATCCTGTTACTGGAAAAATATACCACCTAAAGTACTCTCCACCTGAGAATGAAGAAATTGCTGCAAGGCTTACACAGCGTTTTGATGATACTGAAGAGAAG GTAAAGTTGAGATTGCAGACTCATCACCAGAATGTTGAAGCTGTACTTGCAACGTATGAAGACATTACAGTCAGG ATAAATGGAAGTGTTGTCAAGGAAGATGTGTTTGCTGAAATAGACAAGGCATTGTCTTCAGTGATCGAGAAGAAACCAACAAGTAGTTCTGCATCCATGGCTGCTGGTGTAACCCATTAG